A stretch of Linepithema humile isolate Giens D197 chromosome 3, Lhum_UNIL_v1.0, whole genome shotgun sequence DNA encodes these proteins:
- the LOC105668173 gene encoding uncharacterized protein isoform X2 — translation MTKNKIYFSCNNKLLAYNRAENGTIETGKKILSTDNALIKSFALCDNYIISGDINGVINRWKIKNNQNDFFFERLKIHNLHYEIQQINATLQHIIAGSGNSIKILKYTDDRKGCTVENEILCGGAKSYMQSISFDPIGTKFAASSVNHTDFYCKSSFLIYDIDKSYQVINKTCDDCCQQLLWEDPHTILMCFENSIKKMDIRTFDIVRTWDSSKYDRLFCCSSDNMYTFMTGHRMVVLWDQRQSVTIQTYVVDKMYSGINSLEFDSTHMYAATEYGLFELNFAGKDHFDHKEIKKFFGNFY, via the exons atgactaaaaataagatttatttttcttgtaacaATAAACTTCTTGCTTATAATCGCGCAGAGAACGGTACCATTGAAACAGGTAAAAAGATTCTGAGTACTGACAACGCTTTGATTAAATCTTTTGCTCTTtgcgataattatattataagtgGCGACat AAATGGTGTTATTAACCGCTggaaaattaagaataatcaaaatgactttttttttgaacgtttaaaaatacataatctTCATTATGAAATCCAACAAATAAACGCAACATTGCAACACATTATAGCTGGTTCTGGAAATTCAATAAAG atattgaaatatacaGATGATAGAAAAGGTTGTACGGTAGAAAACGAAATATTATGTGGAGGCGCCAAATCTTATATGCAATCAATCTCATTTGACCCTATAGGAACAAAATTTGCGGCTAGTTCCGTTAATCATACTGACTTTTATTGTAAATCGTCGTTTCTAATTTACGATATTGATAAAAG ttatcaggtaataaataaaacatgtgATGATTGTTGTCAGCAACTACTATGGGAGGATCCTCACACTATTCTCATGTGTtttgaaaattctattaaaaaaatggatataag AACATTCGATATTGTACGTACATGGGATTCTTCCAAATATGACCGTTTATTCTGTTGCTCATCAGATAATATGTACACTTTTATGACGGGGCATCGTATGGTTGTTCTATGGGATCAGAGACAGAGTGTTACCATTCAA acgtATGTTGTGGATAAAATGTATTCAGGTATAAATTCTCTAGAATTTGACAGTACCCATATGTATGCTGCTACAGAATATGGTCTTTTTGAATTGAATTTTGCGGGAAAAGACCACTTTGaccataaagaaataaaaaagttttttggcaatttttattaa
- the LOC105668173 gene encoding uncharacterized protein isoform X1, with amino-acid sequence MFVLCIFPNEILEIIFNFCDVYTLSQISLVCIQFNIVAKYILMKKSEHLLVTNQKSEKFRERCKPQLSLYQNSIFITNYNWLHEGYKKRQIYNVKEDYIDNVFNNTCVQMTKNKIYFSCNNKLLAYNRAENGTIETGKKILSTDNALIKSFALCDNYIISGDINGVINRWKIKNNQNDFFFERLKIHNLHYEIQQINATLQHIIAGSGNSIKILKYTDDRKGCTVENEILCGGAKSYMQSISFDPIGTKFAASSVNHTDFYCKSSFLIYDIDKSYQVINKTCDDCCQQLLWEDPHTILMCFENSIKKMDIRTFDIVRTWDSSKYDRLFCCSSDNMYTFMTGHRMVVLWDQRQSVTIQTYVVDKMYSGINSLEFDSTHMYAATEYGLFELNFAGKDHFDHKEIKKFFGNFY; translated from the exons ATGTTtgttttgtgtatttttcCAAACgagatattagaaataattttcaatttctgtgATGTTTATACTTTGTCACAGATTAGTTTGGTATGCATCCAATTTAATATTGTGgcaaaatatatactaatGAAAAAAAGTGAACATTTGCTTGTCACGAATcaaaaatcggaaaaatttcgtgaacg ATGTAAACcacaattatctttatatcaaaattctatatttattacaaattacaacTGGCTACATGaaggatataaaaaaagacaaatatataACGTAAAGGAAGACTATATagataatgtatttaataatacatgcgtacaaatgactaaaaataagatttatttttcttgtaacaATAAACTTCTTGCTTATAATCGCGCAGAGAACGGTACCATTGAAACAGGTAAAAAGATTCTGAGTACTGACAACGCTTTGATTAAATCTTTTGCTCTTtgcgataattatattataagtgGCGACat AAATGGTGTTATTAACCGCTggaaaattaagaataatcaaaatgactttttttttgaacgtttaaaaatacataatctTCATTATGAAATCCAACAAATAAACGCAACATTGCAACACATTATAGCTGGTTCTGGAAATTCAATAAAG atattgaaatatacaGATGATAGAAAAGGTTGTACGGTAGAAAACGAAATATTATGTGGAGGCGCCAAATCTTATATGCAATCAATCTCATTTGACCCTATAGGAACAAAATTTGCGGCTAGTTCCGTTAATCATACTGACTTTTATTGTAAATCGTCGTTTCTAATTTACGATATTGATAAAAG ttatcaggtaataaataaaacatgtgATGATTGTTGTCAGCAACTACTATGGGAGGATCCTCACACTATTCTCATGTGTtttgaaaattctattaaaaaaatggatataag AACATTCGATATTGTACGTACATGGGATTCTTCCAAATATGACCGTTTATTCTGTTGCTCATCAGATAATATGTACACTTTTATGACGGGGCATCGTATGGTTGTTCTATGGGATCAGAGACAGAGTGTTACCATTCAA acgtATGTTGTGGATAAAATGTATTCAGGTATAAATTCTCTAGAATTTGACAGTACCCATATGTATGCTGCTACAGAATATGGTCTTTTTGAATTGAATTTTGCGGGAAAAGACCACTTTGaccataaagaaataaaaaagttttttggcaatttttattaa